Proteins from a genomic interval of Odontesthes bonariensis isolate fOdoBon6 chromosome 7, fOdoBon6.hap1, whole genome shotgun sequence:
- the endouc gene encoding uridylate-specific endoribonuclease C: MAVRLCGFLLLAVFLSGLNASRPAINQELSNIFNELWRLDVNRMKPGIDYTLSVQGRAGYVSQGSHVVHDHASQPLFSSVDENKLRNITTFSRLMTLLDNYERTTGVTERVTAEELAEMNLFLDAVLETEVMKRAHQYLVSKGQSSSDVRQFKNQLNLIWFHLYHRQRNTGLDSSGFEHVFVGEMRSGSEIIGFHNWIQFYLQEKNRQLDYKGYKAREHDLPDHDDHVLNLQFSWHGVVKPVGSAFIGTSPEFEMALFTIVFLINTERSTTVLVNIDQCQMELVVIRHGRSLGTAYPKLLSSNSRHVRQHSN; the protein is encoded by the exons ATGGCTGTAAg GCTCTGTGGATTCCTCCTCCTCGCGGTGTTTCTCAGTGGACTGAATGCATCCAG ACCAGCCATTAACCAGGAGCTGTCCAACATTTTCAATGAGCTGTGGAGGCTGGATGTGAATCGCATGAAGCCCGGGATAGACTACACCCTCTCTGTTCAG GGAAGAGCAGGCTATGTGAGTCAGGGCAGCCATGTTGTACACGATCACGCCTCACAGCCTCTGTTCTCCAGCGTCGATGAGAACAAACTGAGGAACATCACCACCTTCTCTC GCCTCATGACACTTCTGGACAACTACGAGCGGACTACAGGCGTGACGGAGCGAGTCACAGCGGAGGAGCTGGCAGAAATGAATCTCTTCCTGGATGCTGTTTTAGAGACAGAAGTGATGAAG CGAGCTCATCAGTATCTGGTGAGCAAAGGACAGTCCAGCTCTGACGTGAGGCAGTTTAAGAATCAACTTAACCTGATCTGGTTCCACCTCTACCACCGGCAGAGAAACACAGG CCTGGACTCGTCCGGATTTGAACACGTCTTTGTGGGAGAGATGAGATCTGGGTCAGAAATAATCGGTTTCCACAACTGGATCCAGTTCTacctgcaagaaaaaaacaggcAGTTGGACTATAAAGGTTACAAGGCCAGGGAGCACGACTTA CCTGATCACGACGACCACGTTCTGAACCTCCAGTTCAGCTGGCACGGTGTGGTGAAGCCCGTCGGCAGCGCCTTCATCGGGACCAGCCCTGAGTTTGAGATGGCCCTCTTCACCATCGTCTTCCTCATCAACACAGAGAGGAGCACCACGGTGCTGGTCAACATCGACCAGTGTCAGATGGAGCTGGTGGTCATCAGACACGGACGCTCCCTCGGGACGGCGTACCCCAAACTgctcagcagcaacagcagacaTGTCAGGCAGCACTCCAACTGA